In Vigna radiata var. radiata cultivar VC1973A chromosome 3, Vradiata_ver6, whole genome shotgun sequence, the following proteins share a genomic window:
- the LOC106757186 gene encoding HMG-Y-related protein A-like isoform X2, which produces MILEAVEALNDGNGSNKTSISKYIESRYGVLPPGHKVLLNVHLAKMRDSGVLDFWKNNYTKRDPNAPPRRGRGRPPKPKELLPPGTVLSPPRPRGRPPKGPSVMQRQSKATAESGRPRGRPRKMARPAGGFGGTSASSLKPSARPRGRPPKVKPELI; this is translated from the coding sequence atGATTTTGGAGGCAGTTGAGGCATTGAATGACGGGAATGGTTCgaataaaacatcaatttcgAAGTACATAGAATCAAGGTACGGTGTGTTGCCTCCGGGCCACAAGGTACTGCTGAATGTACACCTTGCTAAAATGAGGGACAGTGGGGTGCTTGACTTTTGGAAGAATAACTACACCAAGCGTGACCCAAACGCGCCGCCGCGGCGTGGCCGTGGTAGGCCACCCAAGCCCAAGGAACTTCTGCCTCCGGGCACTGTCCTGTCACCGCCCAGGCCCAGGGGCCGCCCCCCAAAGGGCCCAAGTGTCATGCAAAGGCAATCCAAAGCCACCGCTGAGAGTGGCAGGCCCAGAGGCCGGCCTAGGAAGATGGCGCGGCCAGCCGGAGGATTTGGGGGAACATCGGCTTCCTCGTTGAAGCCCAGCGCGAGGCCCAGAGGAAGGCCTCCGAAAGTGAAGCCCGAATTGATCTAA
- the LOC106757186 gene encoding HMG-Y-related protein A-like isoform X1 — protein sequence MASGDFINKSLSLPPYPEMILEAVEALNDGNGSNKTSISKYIESRYGVLPPGHKVLLNVHLAKMRDSGVLDFWKNNYTKRDPNAPPRRGRGRPPKPKELLPPGTVLSPPRPRGRPPKGPSVMQRQSKATAESGRPRGRPRKMARPAGGFGGTSASSLKPSARPRGRPPKVKPELI from the exons ATGGCTTCTGGAGACTTCATTAATAAATCCCTCTCACTTCCTCCATACCCCGAG atGATTTTGGAGGCAGTTGAGGCATTGAATGACGGGAATGGTTCgaataaaacatcaatttcgAAGTACATAGAATCAAGGTACGGTGTGTTGCCTCCGGGCCACAAGGTACTGCTGAATGTACACCTTGCTAAAATGAGGGACAGTGGGGTGCTTGACTTTTGGAAGAATAACTACACCAAGCGTGACCCAAACGCGCCGCCGCGGCGTGGCCGTGGTAGGCCACCCAAGCCCAAGGAACTTCTGCCTCCGGGCACTGTCCTGTCACCGCCCAGGCCCAGGGGCCGCCCCCCAAAGGGCCCAAGTGTCATGCAAAGGCAATCCAAAGCCACCGCTGAGAGTGGCAGGCCCAGAGGCCGGCCTAGGAAGATGGCGCGGCCAGCCGGAGGATTTGGGGGAACATCGGCTTCCTCGTTGAAGCCCAGCGCGAGGCCCAGAGGAAGGCCTCCGAAAGTGAAGCCCGAATTGATCTAA
- the LOC106756718 gene encoding glutathione S-transferase DHAR3, chloroplastic produces MSTARVQVSACAFSAAVNNLRLRPTAVVSFTNHFRKKSLRVVSMSSVPPSQPFEIAVKASVTTPNRLGDCPFCQRVLLTLEEKNLPYEPKLVDFSNRPEWFLKANPDGKVPVVKFDEKWVPDSDVITQTLEEKYPIPPLVTPPEKATVGSKIFSTFIGFLKSKDPNDGTEQALLSELSSFNDYIKENGPYINGNEISAADLSLGPKLYHLEIALGHYKKWTVPDSLTSLKAYTKAIFSRESFIKTSAQPQDVIEGWRPKVEG; encoded by the exons ATGTCCACTGCGAGAGTTCAAGTTTCGGCGTGTGCGTTTTCCGCTGCCGTCAACAACCTCCGTCTCCGGCCAACCGCCGTCGTTTCCTTCACCAACCATTTCAGGAAGAAGTCTCTGAGGGTGGTGTCAATGTCGTCCGTTCCCCCTTCCCAACCCTTCGAAATCGCCGTTAAAGCTTCCGTCACTACACCCAATAGGCTGGGCGact GTCCCTTTTGCCAAAGGGTATTACTAACactggaagaaaaaaatctacCTTATGAACCCAAGTTGGTGGATTTCAGCAACAGACCAGAATG GTTCCTTAAAGCCAATCCTGATGGTAAAGTTCCTGTCGTAAAGTTTGATGAGAAGTGGGTTCCGGATTCAGATGTTATTACTCAAACATTGGAAGAGAAGTATCCTATCCCACCATTGGTGACCCCACCTGAAAAGGCGACAGT AGGTTCAAAGATATTTTCTACATTTATTGGATTTCTCAAGAGCAAGGATCCCAATGATGGAACAGAACAAGCACTACTAAGTGAACTGAGCTCTTTCAATGATTACATAAAGGAAAAT GGCCCTTATATCAACGGTAATGAGATATCTGCAGCTGACCTATCACTTGGACCAAAGCTATACCATTTGGAGATTGCTCTGGGGCATTATAAGAAATGGACAGTACCTGATTCACTTACCTCTTTGAAGGCTTACACGAAG GCCATTTTCTCGAGGGAATCGTTCATTAAAACAAGTGCACAACCGCAGGATGTCATTGAAGGTTGGCGTCCTAAAGTAGAAGGCTAA